The following proteins are encoded in a genomic region of Chitinivibrionia bacterium:
- a CDS encoding DUF2442 domain-containing protein translates to MLCPKIVSIKPLEGYKVKLDYETGEVKLFDVLPYMSGEWYGELYNYDYFKSVHLVSSGYGIEWGNGQDIAPHELYDMSIAVGC, encoded by the coding sequence ATGCTGTGTCCAAAGATTGTAAGTATAAAACCGCTTGAAGGTTATAAGGTAAAACTTGATTACGAAACAGGGGAAGTAAAACTGTTTGATGTTCTGCCCTATATGTCGGGGGAATGGTATGGAGAATTATATAATTACGATTATTTCAAATCGGTTCATTTGGTTTCAAGCGGTTACGGGATTGAATGGGGAAACGGACAAGACATTGCTCCGCACGAATTATATGATATGAGTATTGCCGTAGGATGTTGA
- a CDS encoding DUF4160 domain-containing protein, translating to MPVLSLFYGIIVRMYREVSGKHNKPHIHVEYAGEEVVISLDGEVLDGSVQKSKMKLVEAWMEIHREDLEANWKLLSNGEQYFKIEPLK from the coding sequence ATGCCTGTTTTGTCATTGTTTTACGGAATTATTGTTCGTATGTATAGAGAAGTTTCAGGAAAACATAATAAGCCGCATATTCACGTAGAATACGCAGGAGAGGAAGTCGTAATATCACTTGATGGAGAGGTGCTTGACGGCTCTGTTCAGAAATCAAAAATGAAACTTGTCGAGGCGTGGATGGAAATACATCGTGAAGATTTAGAAGCAAACTGGAAATTGCTTTCTAACGGAGAGCAATATTTTAAGATTGAGCCGCTAAAATAA
- a CDS encoding ATP-binding protein has protein sequence MREFNVTGLCVPDLHYMADTSEKISQIVQLVEAGKYFSINRGRQYGKTTTLFLLQEQLVEDYTVISISFEGVSDKTFDDEAEFCQGFLGLCAKYFTERELPGSEIWIDASITAFDLLDAFLSKVCKKQKFVLMIDEVDKTSNNTIFLKFLGILRDKYLKRPQKAGATFQSVILAGVYDIKNLKVKMVQAGTHQLKDGEKRLNSPWNIAIDFEVDMSLSVKEIASMLMEYEKDHKSGMDIQAVAQEIRDYTSGYPYLVSRICQRIENNLNKNWTKNGVLEAVKLILLEKSTLIDDLGKNILADKELSDLLYDITINGEDYKFNTTDYAMDLGHTFGYIKNQNGKAVIDNTIFELIIYEHFITEKQRKGIRINRVLSNDVIKDGKFDMKLCIEKFTQHYYELYRESGKDFLENECRMLFLTYLRPLINGAGFYHIESETRNARRTDVIVDYNTEQFIVELKRWYGDSAHKEAYDQLCGYLDGKNKDVGFLLTFDFRSEKNIGKPQSKWIEHKGKNIFDCIVGFG, from the coding sequence ATGCGCGAATTTAACGTAACAGGACTTTGTGTGCCCGATTTGCATTATATGGCAGACACGAGTGAAAAAATTTCACAAATAGTACAACTTGTGGAAGCAGGTAAGTATTTCTCCATAAACCGCGGTCGTCAATACGGAAAAACGACAACGCTTTTTTTGTTGCAAGAACAACTTGTAGAAGATTATACCGTAATTTCGATTAGTTTTGAGGGTGTGAGCGACAAAACATTTGACGATGAAGCCGAATTTTGTCAAGGATTTCTTGGTTTGTGCGCAAAATATTTTACAGAAAGAGAATTGCCCGGCTCTGAAATTTGGATAGACGCGTCGATTACCGCCTTTGATTTGCTAGACGCTTTTTTAAGTAAAGTTTGCAAAAAGCAAAAGTTCGTTTTAATGATAGACGAGGTTGATAAAACCTCAAACAACACCATTTTTTTGAAATTTCTTGGAATTCTGCGCGACAAATACCTTAAAAGACCTCAAAAAGCCGGCGCAACATTTCAAAGTGTAATTTTAGCAGGCGTTTATGATATTAAAAACCTTAAAGTAAAAATGGTGCAAGCAGGAACTCATCAACTTAAAGACGGCGAAAAACGCCTAAATTCACCTTGGAATATAGCGATTGATTTTGAAGTGGATATGTCGTTGAGCGTTAAAGAAATCGCGTCTATGCTTATGGAATACGAAAAAGATCACAAATCCGGAATGGATATTCAAGCGGTTGCCCAAGAAATCCGCGATTATACAAGCGGCTATCCGTATCTTGTTTCACGGATTTGTCAGCGAATAGAAAATAATTTGAATAAAAATTGGACAAAAAACGGCGTTTTGGAAGCGGTAAAACTAATTCTTCTGGAAAAAAGTACTCTTATTGACGATTTAGGTAAAAATATTTTAGCCGACAAAGAACTATCTGACTTGCTTTATGACATAACGATAAACGGCGAGGATTATAAATTCAACACGACCGACTATGCTATGGATTTAGGACATACTTTCGGATACATAAAAAACCAAAACGGAAAAGCAGTCATAGATAACACGATTTTTGAATTGATTATTTATGAGCATTTTATCACGGAAAAACAGCGAAAAGGCATTCGTATAAACAGAGTCCTTTCAAACGACGTAATAAAAGACGGCAAGTTTGACATGAAACTTTGCATAGAGAAATTTACACAACATTATTACGAACTTTATCGTGAAAGCGGAAAAGATTTTTTAGAAAATGAATGCCGAATGTTGTTCTTGACTTATCTACGCCCTTTGATAAACGGCGCCGGTTTTTATCATATTGAAAGTGAAACCCGTAATGCCAGAAGAACAGACGTTATTGTGGACTACAACACAGAACAATTTATCGTAGAATTAAAACGCTGGTATGGCGATTCTGCACATAAAGAAGCATACGACCAACTTTGCGGATACTTAGACGGCAAAAACAAAGATGTGGGCTTCTTGCTTACATTCGATTTTCGCAGCGAAAAAAATATCGGTAAACCGCAATCGAAATGGATAGAGCATAAAGGCAAGAACATTTTTGATTGTATAGTTGGTTTCGGATAA
- a CDS encoding L-lactate permease gives MELIANNSLAMTLLALLPILSLLALLLFVKHPKTQKPLSVPMAGGISLAISLVVALGFFGMPWYSGLPIAVGKALWLAFFVSLIVWGALLLYHLVSDFGAINVINKNIERFVKDRFVAFVLLAWLFTGFLQGIAGFGVPAVIVTPILIALGFNPVKSLAAALLGHSWAVTFGSMGAAFFVISGLTGVPLEDLGIPVWIFNAIGILTTGIGVCWLSDGFKGVKKGLVFVIPVSLVMVIVQYFTIQFEMFALAGLNAALAGLVAMFLLYKLMARGKEEKGASGFYKDKLNLAQAVFPYALIFALLISFQLFDLLDAPDTPRNEQFRNRIGIAFDFPGWNYDTNNPSAVCSGSQVIHGRDSDGNPVIRHGVSPAPNFNRIRLFVHPFLVLLLASIAACIVYKRAGIWDKEKGRNAVRKTVQKGIPATLALLALGNMSLIMMDSGMSNKLAYAIATLVGPLFPLISPFFGVLASFLTGNNTNANILFGNFQYAVAYRLGISTAVMSAAQSISASVGVAIGPTLVLMAALASDQKDKVSDTLKTLIPIMLIIALVMGIANFALLNLGLYEEILKFLGRGG, from the coding sequence TTGGAACTCATTGCGAATAACAGTTTGGCTATGACGCTTTTGGCGCTTTTGCCTATCCTTAGTTTGTTGGCGCTTTTGCTTTTTGTTAAGCATCCCAAAACCCAAAAACCGCTTTCGGTTCCGATGGCGGGGGGTATATCGCTGGCGATTTCTTTGGTTGTCGCGCTCGGATTTTTCGGTATGCCTTGGTATTCGGGTTTGCCGATTGCGGTCGGAAAAGCCTTGTGGCTTGCGTTTTTTGTCTCGCTTATCGTATGGGGCGCATTGCTTCTGTACCACTTGGTAAGCGATTTTGGGGCGATAAACGTAATAAACAAAAACATTGAGCGTTTTGTAAAAGACAGATTTGTCGCTTTCGTTTTGCTTGCGTGGCTCTTTACGGGCTTTTTGCAAGGAATTGCGGGCTTTGGAGTTCCTGCCGTTATTGTAACGCCTATTCTTATTGCCCTTGGATTTAACCCCGTCAAGTCATTGGCGGCGGCGCTCCTCGGGCACTCGTGGGCTGTAACTTTCGGCTCAATGGGCGCGGCATTTTTTGTTATCAGCGGTCTTACCGGCGTTCCCTTAGAGGATTTGGGAATTCCCGTGTGGATATTTAACGCAATAGGTATTCTTACGACGGGTATCGGCGTTTGCTGGCTCAGCGACGGATTTAAGGGCGTTAAAAAAGGTCTTGTTTTCGTAATTCCTGTGTCTCTCGTAATGGTAATCGTTCAATATTTCACCATTCAGTTTGAGATGTTTGCGCTTGCAGGGCTCAATGCGGCTCTTGCGGGACTTGTGGCAATGTTCTTGCTTTACAAACTTATGGCGCGCGGCAAAGAGGAAAAAGGCGCAAGCGGTTTCTACAAAGATAAACTCAATTTGGCGCAAGCGGTTTTTCCTTACGCGCTTATATTTGCTTTGTTAATATCGTTCCAATTGTTTGACTTACTCGACGCTCCCGATACCCCGCGAAACGAACAGTTCCGCAACAGAATAGGTATCGCGTTTGACTTCCCCGGTTGGAATTACGACACGAATAATCCGAGCGCGGTTTGTTCCGGTTCACAGGTTATTCACGGAAGAGACAGCGACGGAAATCCCGTTATCAGACACGGAGTATCGCCTGCGCCTAACTTTAATCGCATAAGATTGTTTGTTCACCCGTTCCTTGTGCTTTTACTTGCCTCTATCGCCGCTTGCATAGTCTATAAAAGAGCGGGAATTTGGGATAAGGAAAAAGGCAGAAACGCAGTCAGAAAAACCGTTCAAAAAGGCATACCCGCAACGCTTGCATTGCTTGCGCTCGGAAATATGTCGCTTATTATGATGGATTCGGGAATGAGCAACAAACTCGCTTACGCCATTGCAACTTTGGTAGGACCTCTCTTTCCGTTAATTTCGCCGTTCTTTGGAGTGCTCGCAAGTTTCTTGACGGGAAATAACACCAACGCAAACATTTTGTTCGGCAATTTCCAATACGCCGTTGCATACCGTTTGGGAATAAGCACGGCGGTAATGTCTGCGGCGCAATCGATATCGGCTTCGGTAGGTGTGGCGATAGGACCAACTCTCGTTCTTATGGCGGCGCTTGCAAGCGACCAGAAAGATAAAGTGTCCGACACTCTGAAAACCTTAATTCCGATAATGCTTATTATCGCCTTGGTGATGGGGATAGCAAATTTTGCTTTGCTTAACCTCGGGCTTTATGAGGAAATACTGAAGTTTTTGGGGCGAGGCGGTTGA
- the ppc gene encoding phosphoenolpyruvate carboxylase, whose amino-acid sequence MVKSNEALQSDIRLLGKILAEAIRSVEGPQVFERVETLHKFAVRYYRGNNESARAEMENLLKNLSDVDVNKITSAIGYYSALVNIAEDHHHIRRWRAHQNVKGASAREGSLEASIALCKEHGFGDEKLKDFFRNAYIAPILTAHPTEVQRQTTWKILNAISALLEKRDGMVDITKEEQDEIEAELGVKILTLWQTRVLRRSKLTVLDEVKNVMSFFDSTFLTAVPKLYKSVEKAIGETDLPPFLHIGSWIGGDRDGNPFVSAEVMESALYYQVKLAFNFYISEVKQLYRDLSLTSNRIKGITPELAKLGEQSPDKDAQRADEPYRLALAGIKARLEATRDVLVVSEKLLSGNEVGAAPYATPEDFTADLVIIEQSLKGHGSQLLAQGRLGDLLRAVRAFGWTLAPLDIRQNSAVHGAVIAELFEFCAPGTNYEKMDEEAKIKILLKELESARPLVSAHAKYSEDTAKELAIFNAARKAHLRYGKGCIRTSIISMTNELSDILELAVLLKEAGILRIYENALDLNLVPLFETIQDLRDSAGIMDKLLSLPVYRKLLESRNNVQEIMVGYSDSCKDGGYLTSRWELYRAEIGLVETFKKHGVKICFFHGRGGSVGRGGGPSYQAIVAQPKGAVEGYIRLTEQGEVISAKYGSPEVGRRNLEVIVAATLAATAVPSLAEPSEEGYLKVFDDLSESSFAAYRGLVYETPGFEDYFWQSTVISEIASLNIGSRPASRTKSRSIENLRAIPWTFSWSQCRIMLTSWYGFGTAIDKFLQKHGKEEGMALLRKMHKDWSVFSTMLSCMDMILAKVNMDIAERYSVLVEDEALRNKIFSMIKAEYERSCEYLLAITEQKSLLEGNSLLRRVIDSRSPYIDTLNYVQIEMMRRYREQTKCGNPEEASDRIRRGIHISINGIASLLRNSG is encoded by the coding sequence ATGGTAAAGTCGAACGAGGCATTGCAGAGTGATATTCGCCTGCTTGGGAAAATTTTAGCGGAAGCAATTCGCAGTGTGGAAGGACCGCAGGTTTTTGAAAGAGTTGAGACTCTGCATAAATTTGCCGTGCGCTATTATCGCGGCAATAACGAGTCCGCTCGTGCTGAAATGGAAAATCTTTTGAAAAATTTATCCGATGTCGATGTGAATAAAATCACCAGTGCAATCGGATATTACTCGGCTTTGGTGAATATCGCCGAAGACCACCATCATATACGCCGTTGGCGCGCACACCAAAACGTTAAGGGTGCGTCGGCGCGCGAAGGCAGTTTGGAAGCGAGCATTGCGCTTTGCAAAGAACACGGTTTTGGCGACGAAAAATTGAAGGATTTCTTCCGCAACGCCTACATCGCTCCGATTTTGACCGCGCACCCGACGGAAGTGCAACGTCAAACCACGTGGAAAATTCTTAACGCTATTTCTGCGTTGCTCGAAAAGCGCGACGGAATGGTAGATATTACAAAAGAAGAACAAGACGAAATTGAAGCCGAACTCGGCGTGAAAATACTTACGCTTTGGCAAACGCGCGTACTTCGCCGCTCAAAACTTACTGTTTTGGACGAAGTGAAAAACGTTATGTCATTCTTTGACTCGACATTCTTGACAGCGGTTCCGAAATTGTATAAATCGGTAGAAAAAGCAATCGGCGAAACCGATTTGCCGCCGTTCTTGCATATTGGAAGCTGGATAGGCGGCGACCGCGACGGCAACCCGTTTGTAAGCGCGGAAGTTATGGAAAGCGCGCTTTATTATCAAGTGAAATTGGCGTTTAACTTCTATATTTCTGAAGTAAAGCAATTATACAGAGACCTTTCGCTTACAAGCAACAGAATTAAAGGTATTACGCCCGAATTGGCAAAACTCGGCGAGCAGTCGCCCGATAAAGACGCGCAACGCGCGGACGAGCCGTATCGTTTGGCTCTTGCGGGTATAAAGGCGCGTTTGGAAGCGACAAGAGACGTGCTTGTAGTCTCGGAAAAACTGCTTTCCGGCAATGAAGTAGGCGCGGCTCCTTATGCTACGCCCGAAGACTTTACGGCAGACCTTGTCATAATAGAGCAATCGTTAAAAGGACACGGCTCTCAGCTGTTGGCTCAAGGAAGATTGGGCGATTTGTTGCGTGCTGTTCGCGCGTTCGGTTGGACGCTTGCACCGCTTGATATTCGTCAGAACTCGGCGGTTCACGGCGCGGTAATTGCGGAACTTTTTGAGTTTTGCGCACCGGGAACAAATTATGAAAAAATGGACGAAGAAGCGAAAATAAAAATCCTGCTTAAGGAACTCGAGTCAGCGCGCCCGTTGGTGTCGGCACACGCTAAATACAGCGAAGATACCGCTAAGGAATTGGCAATATTTAATGCCGCTCGCAAGGCTCATTTGCGCTATGGAAAAGGCTGTATTCGCACTTCCATAATATCTATGACCAACGAACTTTCGGACATTCTGGAGCTTGCGGTATTGCTTAAAGAAGCCGGAATATTGCGCATATACGAAAACGCGCTCGACTTAAATCTTGTGCCTTTGTTTGAAACAATTCAGGATTTGCGCGATTCGGCGGGCATTATGGATAAACTCCTTTCATTGCCTGTATATCGCAAGTTGCTTGAGTCGCGTAATAATGTTCAGGAAATTATGGTCGGATATTCCGACAGCTGTAAAGACGGCGGCTACCTTACGTCTCGTTGGGAACTTTATCGCGCCGAAATCGGTTTGGTTGAAACTTTCAAGAAACACGGCGTGAAGATTTGCTTCTTCCACGGTCGCGGCGGTTCGGTCGGTCGCGGCGGCGGTCCGAGCTATCAGGCGATTGTCGCTCAGCCCAAAGGCGCTGTGGAAGGCTATATCCGCTTGACGGAACAAGGCGAAGTAATATCGGCGAAATACGGTAGTCCCGAAGTCGGCAGACGAAATCTTGAAGTTATTGTAGCGGCGACTTTGGCTGCAACCGCTGTTCCGTCGCTTGCAGAGCCGTCGGAAGAGGGATACTTGAAAGTATTTGACGACCTTTCGGAGTCGTCTTTTGCGGCTTACAGAGGCTTGGTTTACGAAACGCCCGGATTTGAAGATTATTTCTGGCAATCAACCGTTATTTCGGAAATTGCTTCGCTTAATATCGGCTCGCGCCCAGCTTCCAGAACAAAAAGCCGCAGTATCGAAAATTTGCGCGCTATTCCTTGGACGTTCTCGTGGTCGCAATGCCGCATAATGCTCACAAGCTGGTATGGTTTTGGAACGGCAATCGATAAATTCCTGCAGAAGCACGGAAAAGAAGAAGGTATGGCGCTTCTTCGTAAAATGCACAAAGATTGGTCGGTCTTCTCTACTATGCTTTCTTGTATGGATATGATTTTGGCTAAAGTTAATATGGATATTGCAGAGCGCTATTCCGTATTGGTCGAAGACGAGGCGTTGCGTAATAAAATATTCTCTATGATTAAAGCGGAATACGAGCGTTCGTGCGAATATCTGCTTGCAATAACCGAGCAAAAATCTTTACTTGAAGGCAACAGTTTGCTTCGCAGAGTTATAGACAGCCGCAGTCCGTATATCGACACGCTTAACTACGTGCAAATTGAGATGATGCGCCGTTATCGCGAGCAAACAAAATGCGGAAATCCCGAAGAGGCGAGCGACCGCATTCGCAGAGGCATACACATTTCAATAAACGGAATTGCTTCACTTTTGCGTAATAGCGGTTAG
- the csrA gene encoding carbon storage regulator CsrA — MLVLTRKEGESIRIGDNISIKIVSIDGNNCKVGVEAPRNISVNREEVYLKIKSENLTAATNDNVDFGKFAGLIKANPTTASQQPLKNLFK; from the coding sequence ATGCTCGTATTGACAAGAAAAGAAGGCGAAAGTATCCGTATCGGCGATAATATATCGATAAAGATTGTGTCGATTGACGGAAACAACTGCAAGGTTGGAGTGGAAGCGCCGCGAAATATAAGTGTAAACCGCGAGGAAGTTTATCTGAAAATTAAATCGGAAAACTTGACTGCCGCGACAAACGATAATGTGGATTTCGGAAAATTTGCAGGACTTATAAAGGCAAATCCGACGACTGCTTCACAACAGCCGTTGAAAAATTTGTTCAAATAG
- the fliW gene encoding flagellar assembly protein FliW, whose product MEKIYENLVYSADDVITFADGVPGFESNKKFVIVRNENYAPFEWLVAVDGEKLRFAMLNPMVVYPEYAPNISKAQVEGLNLCDTEDVLMYVFVTVAENPSDSTMNLMAPIVINTKEKVGKQVILDNSPYSTREPVVR is encoded by the coding sequence TTGGAAAAGATTTATGAAAATTTAGTTTATTCGGCGGACGATGTCATAACATTCGCAGACGGCGTTCCGGGGTTTGAAAGCAATAAGAAATTTGTGATTGTCAGGAACGAAAACTATGCCCCTTTCGAGTGGCTTGTTGCAGTTGACGGCGAGAAATTGCGTTTTGCTATGCTGAACCCGATGGTGGTATATCCGGAATACGCGCCGAACATTTCAAAAGCACAGGTTGAAGGTCTTAATTTATGCGACACGGAAGACGTGTTGATGTATGTGTTTGTGACTGTGGCGGAAAATCCGAGCGATTCTACAATGAACCTTATGGCTCCGATTGTAATCAATACAAAGGAGAAAGTCGGCAAACAGGTTATCTTGGATAACTCTCCCTACTCAACACGCGAACCGGTTGTGAGGTAG